Proteins from a genomic interval of Taeniopygia guttata chromosome 35, bTaeGut7.mat, whole genome shotgun sequence:
- the LOC121468689 gene encoding epithelial discoidin domain-containing receptor 1-like isoform X2 has protein sequence MAALPLPLPLLLLAGVAEGTLRGTAGTALDLGRCRFALGMQDGTIPDFRLSASSAWSDSTAARHGRLGRSDGDGAWCPAGPVFPAEQEFLEVDLGRLHVVTLVGTQGRHAGGHGREFARQYRLRYSRDRRRWLRWRDRWGHEVIGGNEDPEGVVLKDLSPAPVARALRVYPRAPRAMSVCLRLELYGCPWEAGLLSYTAPRGHVMALDPAPIVLNDSTYDGFSAGPLHFGGLGQLSDGVLGLDDFLRTRERHLWPGYDYVGWPRPPGPQPHVELEFEFQELRAFHAMQVHCNNLHTRGVGIFRAVECRFKKILATAWEPMVATHSLAGATKDASARSVTVPLGGRHARFIQCRFFFGAEWMLFSEVSFISEVLDDPGGASGCPPTPDPSAAILENAHDGGGATNGTSPVAPGEAELVPPVAPGEAKQSPALLGCLGAIILLLLAIIILILRRHRGAAGPLGKGCGPEAALRVQLSGDTVVINNATGGGGARGGPRYERIGTGTGNGTGNGTGTGEYQEPTRARPQPPPVPPGAANPAYRLLLATYARPIGGPALAPPNAAKPINTDGEPEAGAGAYAEADVTGGSAYALAGPAHSPAHGPALPSFPRHRLRFREKLGEGQFGEVLLCEVIAPHTLGLAPPPEPGPAPSAAERPLLVAVKVLRPDAPKNARRDFLQEARTLGRLRDPNIVRLLGVCGGPGPLCIVTEYMEHGDLHCFLGGARGHALSLATLVDLGAQIASGMRFLAARNFVHRDLATRNCLVGEGLRVKVADFGMSRNLYGTGYGRVRGRALLPIRWMAWESILWGRFSPASDAWAFGVTLWEVLTRCREQPYGALSDEQVIANAGHHFQNRGQQYLPCPPGCPPALHRLMLQCWAREAAERPDFGHLHRALSDHGVTAGL, from the exons atggcggcgctgccgctgcccctccccctcctgctgctggccgggGTGGCCGAGGGGACCTtgcgggggacagcggggacagcgctgGACCTGG gccgCTGCCGCTTCGCTCTGGGCATGCAGGACGGGACCATCCCCGACTTTCGCCTCTCGGCCTCCAGCGCCTGGTCCGACTCCACCGCCGCCCGCCACGGCCG gctgggccGCAGCGACGGCGACGGCGCCTGGTGCCCGGCGGGACCGGTGTTCCCGGCCGAGCAGGAGTTCCTGGAGGTGGACCTGGGCCGGCTGCACGTGGTGACACTGGTGGGGACGCAGGGACGCCACGCGGGGGGACACGGCCGCGAGTTCGCCCGGCAGTACCGGCTGCGCTACAGCCGCGACCGGCGCCGCTGGCTGCGCTGGAGGGACCGCTGGGGACACGAG GTGATCGGTGGCAACGAGGACCCCGAGGGCGTGGTGCTCAAGGACCTGTCCCCGGCGCCGGTGGCCCGGGCGCTCCGGGTGTACCCGCGGGCGCCACGCGCCATGAGCGTCTGCCTGCGCCTGGAGCTCTACGGCTGCCCCTGGGAGG ccggGCTCTTGTCCTACACGGCCCCGCGGGGACACGTCATGGCCCTGGACCCCGCCCCCATCGTCCTCAACGACTCCACCTACGACGGCTTCAGCGCCGGCCC GTTGCACTTCGGGGGGCTGGGCCAGCTCTCGGACGGGGTCCTGGGCCTCGATGACTTCTTGAGGACCCGCGAGCGCCACCTGTGGCCGGGCTACGACTACGTGGGGtggccgcggccgccggggcCCCAGCCCCACGTGGAGCTGGAGTTCGAGTTCCAGGAGCTCCGCGCCTTCCACGCCATGCAG GTCCACTGCAACAACCTCCACACGCGCGGGGTCGGAATCTTCCGGGCCGTCGAGTGTCGCTTCAAGAAGATCTTGGCCACGGCTTGGGAGCCCATGGTGGCCACCCACAGCCTGGCCGGGGCCACCAAGGACGCCAGCGCCCGCTCGGTCACCGTGCCCTTGGGCGGGCGCCACGCCCGCTTCATCCAGTGCCGCTTCTTCTTCGGCGCCGAGTGGATGCTCTTCAGTGAGGTGTCCTTCATCTCAG aggtgctggacGACCCCGGGGGTGCCAGCGGCTGCCCCCCGACCCCCGACCCCTCCGCCGCCATCTTGGAAAACGCCCACGACGGGGGCGGGGCCACCAACGGCACCTCCCCGG tAGCCCCCGGGGAGGCCGAACTGGTCCCGCCGGTGGCCCCGGGCGAGGCGAAGCAGTCGCCGGCGCTGCTGGGCTGCCTGGGCGCcatcatcctcctcctgctcgccatcatcatcctcatcctgcGGCGCCACCGCGGCGCGGCTGGGCCGCTGGGCAAG GGCTGCGGGCCGGAGGCGGCGCTGCGGGTGCAGCTCTCGGGGGACACCGTGGTCATCAACAACGCCAcgggagggggaggggcgcgggggggacCCCGCTACGAGCGGAtcggaaccgggaccgggaacggaactgggaatggaaccGGAACCGGGGAGTACCAGGAACCCACCCGGGCACGGCCCCAACCGCCCCCTGTGCCGCCCGGGGCTG CCAACCCGGCCTATCGGCTGCTCCTGGCCACTTACGCCCGGCCAATAGGAGGCCCCGCCCTGGCCCCACCCAACGCTGCCAAGCCAATCAACACCGACG gtgagcCCGAGGCGGGGGCGGGGGCCTACGCCGAGGCTGACGTCACCGGAGGCTCCGCCTACGCCCTGGCTGGCCCCGCCCACAGCCCCGCCCACGGCCCCGCCCTCCCGTCCTTCCCGCGGCACCGCCTCCGCTTCCGGGAGAAACTGGGGGAGGGGCAGTTCGGAGAG gtgctgctgtgtgaggTCATCGCCCCCCACACCCTGGgcctggccccgccccccgagccaggccccgccccctcggCCGCAGAGCGCCCCCTGCTGGTGGCGGTCAAGGTGCTGCGGCCGGACGCCCCCAAGAATGCCCG GCGGGATTTCCTGCAGGAGGCGCGGACGCTGGGGCGGCTGCGGGACCCCAACATCGTGCGGCTGCTGGGGGTGtgcggcgggcccggcccccTGTGCATCGTCACCGAGTACATGGAGCACGGAGACCTGCACTGCTTCCTGGGCGGGGCCCGCGGACACGCCCTCAG CCTGGCCACGCTGGTGGACCTGGGGGCGCAGATCGCCTCCGGGATGCGCTTCCTGGCGGCGCGGAACTTCGTGCACCGGGACCTGGCGACGCGGAACTGCCTGGTGGGCGAGGGGCTGCGCGTCAAGGTGGCGGATTTCGGCATGAGCCGCAACCTGTACGGCACCGGCTACGGGCGCGTGCGCGGCCGCGCGCTGCTGCCCATCCGCTGGATGGCCTGGGAGAGCATCCTCTGG gGCAGGTTCAGCCCCGCCAGCGACGCCTGGGCCTTCGGGGTGACGCTCTGGGAGGTGCTGACGCGCTGCCGGGAGCAGCCCTACGGCGCCCTGAGCGACGAGCAGGTGATCGCCAACGCCGGCCACCACTTCCAGAACCGCGGCCAGCAG TACCTGCCCTGCCCCCCCGGCTGCCCCCCGGCCCTGCACCGGCTGATGCTGCAATGCTGGGCCCGCGAGGCGGCCGAGCGGCCGGACTTCGGCCACCTGCACCGCGCCCTGAGTGACCACGGAGTGACCGCTGGGCTCTGA
- the LOC121468689 gene encoding epithelial discoidin domain-containing receptor 1-like isoform X1, translated as MAALPLPLPLLLLAGVAEGTLRGTAGTALDLGRCRFALGMQDGTIPDFRLSASSAWSDSTAARHGRLGRSDGDGAWCPAGPVFPAEQEFLEVDLGRLHVVTLVGTQGRHAGGHGREFARQYRLRYSRDRRRWLRWRDRWGHEVIGGNEDPEGVVLKDLSPAPVARALRVYPRAPRAMSVCLRLELYGCPWEAGLLSYTAPRGHVMALDPAPIVLNDSTYDGFSAGPLHFGGLGQLSDGVLGLDDFLRTRERHLWPGYDYVGWPRPPGPQPHVELEFEFQELRAFHAMQVHCNNLHTRGVGIFRAVECRFKKILATAWEPMVATHSLAGATKDASARSVTVPLGGRHARFIQCRFFFGAEWMLFSEVSFISEVLDDPGGASGCPPTPDPSAAILENAHDGGGATNGTSPVAPGEAELVPPVAPGEAKQSPALLGCLGAIILLLLAIIILILRRHRGAAGPLGKGCGPEAALRVQLSGDTVVINNATGGGGARGGPRYERIGTGTGNGTGNGTGTGEYQEPTRARPQPPPVPPGAANPAYRLLLATYARPIGGPALAPPNAAKPINTDGEPEAGAGAYAEADVTGGSAYALAGPAHSPAHGPALPSFPRHRLRFREKLGEGQFGEVLLCEVIAPHTLGLAPPPEPGPAPSAAERPLLVAVKVLRPDAPKNARRDFLQEARTLGRLRDPNIVRLLGVCGGPGPLCIVTEYMEHGDLHCFLGGARGHALSLATLVDLGAQIASGMRFLAARNFVHRDLATRNCLVGEGLRVKVADFGMSRNLYGTGYGRVRGRALLPIRWMAWESILWGRFSPASDAWAFGVTLWEVLTRCREQPYGALSDEQVIANAGHHFQNRGQQQYLPCPPGCPPALHRLMLQCWAREAAERPDFGHLHRALSDHGVTAGL; from the exons atggcggcgctgccgctgcccctccccctcctgctgctggccgggGTGGCCGAGGGGACCTtgcgggggacagcggggacagcgctgGACCTGG gccgCTGCCGCTTCGCTCTGGGCATGCAGGACGGGACCATCCCCGACTTTCGCCTCTCGGCCTCCAGCGCCTGGTCCGACTCCACCGCCGCCCGCCACGGCCG gctgggccGCAGCGACGGCGACGGCGCCTGGTGCCCGGCGGGACCGGTGTTCCCGGCCGAGCAGGAGTTCCTGGAGGTGGACCTGGGCCGGCTGCACGTGGTGACACTGGTGGGGACGCAGGGACGCCACGCGGGGGGACACGGCCGCGAGTTCGCCCGGCAGTACCGGCTGCGCTACAGCCGCGACCGGCGCCGCTGGCTGCGCTGGAGGGACCGCTGGGGACACGAG GTGATCGGTGGCAACGAGGACCCCGAGGGCGTGGTGCTCAAGGACCTGTCCCCGGCGCCGGTGGCCCGGGCGCTCCGGGTGTACCCGCGGGCGCCACGCGCCATGAGCGTCTGCCTGCGCCTGGAGCTCTACGGCTGCCCCTGGGAGG ccggGCTCTTGTCCTACACGGCCCCGCGGGGACACGTCATGGCCCTGGACCCCGCCCCCATCGTCCTCAACGACTCCACCTACGACGGCTTCAGCGCCGGCCC GTTGCACTTCGGGGGGCTGGGCCAGCTCTCGGACGGGGTCCTGGGCCTCGATGACTTCTTGAGGACCCGCGAGCGCCACCTGTGGCCGGGCTACGACTACGTGGGGtggccgcggccgccggggcCCCAGCCCCACGTGGAGCTGGAGTTCGAGTTCCAGGAGCTCCGCGCCTTCCACGCCATGCAG GTCCACTGCAACAACCTCCACACGCGCGGGGTCGGAATCTTCCGGGCCGTCGAGTGTCGCTTCAAGAAGATCTTGGCCACGGCTTGGGAGCCCATGGTGGCCACCCACAGCCTGGCCGGGGCCACCAAGGACGCCAGCGCCCGCTCGGTCACCGTGCCCTTGGGCGGGCGCCACGCCCGCTTCATCCAGTGCCGCTTCTTCTTCGGCGCCGAGTGGATGCTCTTCAGTGAGGTGTCCTTCATCTCAG aggtgctggacGACCCCGGGGGTGCCAGCGGCTGCCCCCCGACCCCCGACCCCTCCGCCGCCATCTTGGAAAACGCCCACGACGGGGGCGGGGCCACCAACGGCACCTCCCCGG tAGCCCCCGGGGAGGCCGAACTGGTCCCGCCGGTGGCCCCGGGCGAGGCGAAGCAGTCGCCGGCGCTGCTGGGCTGCCTGGGCGCcatcatcctcctcctgctcgccatcatcatcctcatcctgcGGCGCCACCGCGGCGCGGCTGGGCCGCTGGGCAAG GGCTGCGGGCCGGAGGCGGCGCTGCGGGTGCAGCTCTCGGGGGACACCGTGGTCATCAACAACGCCAcgggagggggaggggcgcgggggggacCCCGCTACGAGCGGAtcggaaccgggaccgggaacggaactgggaatggaaccGGAACCGGGGAGTACCAGGAACCCACCCGGGCACGGCCCCAACCGCCCCCTGTGCCGCCCGGGGCTG CCAACCCGGCCTATCGGCTGCTCCTGGCCACTTACGCCCGGCCAATAGGAGGCCCCGCCCTGGCCCCACCCAACGCTGCCAAGCCAATCAACACCGACG gtgagcCCGAGGCGGGGGCGGGGGCCTACGCCGAGGCTGACGTCACCGGAGGCTCCGCCTACGCCCTGGCTGGCCCCGCCCACAGCCCCGCCCACGGCCCCGCCCTCCCGTCCTTCCCGCGGCACCGCCTCCGCTTCCGGGAGAAACTGGGGGAGGGGCAGTTCGGAGAG gtgctgctgtgtgaggTCATCGCCCCCCACACCCTGGgcctggccccgccccccgagccaggccccgccccctcggCCGCAGAGCGCCCCCTGCTGGTGGCGGTCAAGGTGCTGCGGCCGGACGCCCCCAAGAATGCCCG GCGGGATTTCCTGCAGGAGGCGCGGACGCTGGGGCGGCTGCGGGACCCCAACATCGTGCGGCTGCTGGGGGTGtgcggcgggcccggcccccTGTGCATCGTCACCGAGTACATGGAGCACGGAGACCTGCACTGCTTCCTGGGCGGGGCCCGCGGACACGCCCTCAG CCTGGCCACGCTGGTGGACCTGGGGGCGCAGATCGCCTCCGGGATGCGCTTCCTGGCGGCGCGGAACTTCGTGCACCGGGACCTGGCGACGCGGAACTGCCTGGTGGGCGAGGGGCTGCGCGTCAAGGTGGCGGATTTCGGCATGAGCCGCAACCTGTACGGCACCGGCTACGGGCGCGTGCGCGGCCGCGCGCTGCTGCCCATCCGCTGGATGGCCTGGGAGAGCATCCTCTGG gGCAGGTTCAGCCCCGCCAGCGACGCCTGGGCCTTCGGGGTGACGCTCTGGGAGGTGCTGACGCGCTGCCGGGAGCAGCCCTACGGCGCCCTGAGCGACGAGCAGGTGATCGCCAACGCCGGCCACCACTTCCAGAACCGCGGCCAGCAG CAGTACCTGCCCTGCCCCCCCGGCTGCCCCCCGGCCCTGCACCGGCTGATGCTGCAATGCTGGGCCCGCGAGGCGGCCGAGCGGCCGGACTTCGGCCACCTGCACCGCGCCCTGAGTGACCACGGAGTGACCGCTGGGCTCTGA